The following are from one region of the Arachis duranensis cultivar V14167 chromosome 10, aradu.V14167.gnm2.J7QH, whole genome shotgun sequence genome:
- the LOC107471830 gene encoding MADS-box protein GGM13, with protein MGRGKIEIKRIENTTTRQVTFSKRRNGLLKKTNELSVLCDAQIGLIVFSNTGKLFHYSSHPYRMDQIIEKYQRSTGTRITRHGHSHLQEDLLTEMAMLRRQNLSLEMGIQRYLGEGIACLRYEELTKLEDEVQSSVARIRKRQNELLQQQLENLRRKERILEDENCNLSNWEQQTAVLEFERAAASNGGDNKAVMDHHHHHHQLPFYDDEQASASAGTILQLGAPHVPQQLHPYPYPYLQLAQPNVDHDSLTGLLMGPSKWVIEKDGGVPFDA; from the exons ATGGGAAGGggaaagatagagataaagagGATAGAAAACACGACGACGAGGCAAGTGACGTTCTCAAAGAGAAGGAACGGACTCCTGAAGAAGACAAATGAGCTCTCTGTCCTCTGTGACGCCCAGATCGGACTCATCGTCTTCTCCAACACTGGCAAGCTCTTTCACTACTCCTCTCACCCCTACAG GATGGATCAAATAATTGAAAAGTACCAACGATCTACAGGGACTCGCATAACGCGCCATGGACATTCCCACCTTCAG GAAGATTTATTGACTGAGATGGCAATGCTGAGGCGTCAAAATCTGAGCCTTGAGATGGGGATTCAGCGCTACCTTGGAGAGGGTATAGCTTGTCTCCGATATGAAGAATTGACTAAGCTTGAAGATGAAGTTCAAAGCTCTGTTGCAAGGATTCGAAAGCGTCAG AATGAGCTCCTGCAGCAGCAATTGGAGAACCTGCGAAGGAAG GAAAGAATCTTGGAAGATGAAAACTGCAATTTGTCCAATTGG GAGCAGCAAACTGCTGTATTGGAGTTTGAAAGGGCTGCAGCAAGTAACGGTGGTGATAACAAAGCAGTGAtggatcatcatcatcatcatcatcagttgCCATTCTACGATGATGAGCAAGCTTCTGCTTCTGCTGGCACCATCCTTCAGCTTGGTGCACCACATGTACCACAGCAGCTTCATCCATATCCATATCCATATCTTCAGCTTGCACAGCCCAATGTTGATCATGACTCACTCACTGGACTACTCATGGGGCCATCAAAATG GGTGATAGAGAAGGACGGAGGAGTTCCCTTCGATGCATGA